The following coding sequences lie in one Isoptericola variabilis 225 genomic window:
- a CDS encoding SDR family oxidoreductase — translation MSDQTTPQDPTTQHPQPKQPADDLEPPGLTGEMSQEPDHGEETYVGSGRLEGKRALITGGDSGIGRAVAIAFAREGADVAISYLPEEEEDAQTTRRWIEEAGRKAVLLPGDIRDEAFCQQLVEDAVAGLGGLDILVNNAAYQMSQDEGLRGITTEQLDRVLKTNVYAMFWITKAALDHLGKGGSIINTTSVQAFEPSPQLLDYATTKAAILNFTKGLAQQLAEEGIRVNAVAPGPIWTPLIPATMPEEKVEQFGADTPLGRAGQPAELAPVYVFFASQESSYVTGDRLGVTGGRPL, via the coding sequence ATGTCCGACCAGACGACGCCGCAGGACCCGACGACGCAGCACCCGCAGCCGAAGCAGCCCGCGGACGACCTCGAGCCCCCCGGCCTCACCGGGGAGATGTCCCAGGAGCCGGACCACGGCGAGGAGACCTACGTCGGTTCCGGCCGCCTCGAGGGCAAGCGTGCGCTCATCACGGGCGGCGACTCGGGCATCGGCCGGGCGGTGGCGATCGCCTTCGCGCGCGAGGGAGCCGACGTCGCGATCTCCTACCTCCCCGAGGAGGAGGAGGACGCGCAGACGACCCGGCGCTGGATCGAGGAGGCGGGACGCAAGGCCGTCCTGCTGCCCGGCGACATCCGCGACGAGGCGTTCTGCCAGCAGCTCGTGGAGGACGCGGTCGCCGGCCTCGGCGGGCTCGACATTCTCGTCAACAACGCCGCCTACCAGATGTCCCAGGACGAGGGCCTGCGCGGCATCACCACCGAGCAGCTCGACCGCGTCCTCAAGACCAACGTCTACGCGATGTTCTGGATCACCAAGGCGGCGCTGGACCACCTCGGCAAGGGCGGCTCGATCATCAACACCACGTCGGTCCAGGCGTTCGAGCCGAGCCCGCAGCTCCTCGACTACGCCACGACGAAGGCCGCGATCCTCAACTTCACGAAGGGTCTCGCGCAGCAGCTCGCCGAGGAGGGGATCCGCGTGAACGCCGTGGCGCCGGGACCGATCTGGACGCCGCTCATCCCGGCCACCATGCCCGAGGAGAAGGTCGAGCAGTTCGGAGCAGACACGCCGCTCGGGCGTGCGGGCCAGCCCGCCGAGCTCGCGCCGGTGTACGTGTTCTTCGCCTCGCAGGAGTCGAGCTACGTCACCGGCGATCGTCTCGGCGTCACCGGAGGCCGCCCGCTCTG
- a CDS encoding MarP family serine protease produces the protein MTPVDLLLVVALVAALVAGLGRGLLATVGGLAGLVAGGLAAFWVVPVVNDALPTSQWRAPATLAIAVMLPLLGASAGAGVGHGLRRQVDRTPLRPLERLLGGVANLLVAAVAISFVGTAVKATGAPGLAQAVSSSVVLRTIDDLTPTPVSRTLAQMRSAVLDDGLPRLDGLLGPRVAPAAPDVDLADPALEASARSVARIWGTAYACGTSSTGSGFVVAPDRVVTNAHVVAGVERPLVELPGRAAREGRVVYFDPVADLAVVAVDALDADPLPVAPTLAAGDTAAVQGYPYGGPFISTGAQVLDVGTVRVPESGGIGGGDREVYSLAAEVHPGNSGGPVLTTDGEVVGVIFGRADSEEDLAYAVTTAELLPVVAQATELDTAVEPGRCAA, from the coding sequence GTGACCCCCGTCGACCTCCTCCTCGTCGTCGCCCTGGTCGCCGCCCTCGTCGCAGGGCTGGGCCGCGGCCTGCTGGCGACGGTCGGCGGCCTGGCCGGGCTCGTGGCCGGAGGCCTCGCCGCGTTCTGGGTCGTCCCCGTCGTCAACGACGCGCTGCCGACGTCTCAGTGGCGGGCGCCTGCGACGCTCGCCATCGCCGTGATGCTGCCGCTGCTCGGCGCCTCGGCCGGCGCGGGCGTCGGGCACGGTCTGCGGCGCCAGGTGGACCGCACGCCGTTGCGCCCTCTCGAGCGGCTGCTCGGGGGCGTGGCCAATCTTCTCGTCGCCGCGGTGGCGATCTCCTTCGTCGGCACGGCGGTCAAGGCGACCGGCGCCCCGGGCCTCGCCCAGGCCGTCTCGTCGTCGGTCGTGCTCCGTACCATCGACGACCTGACCCCGACACCCGTGAGCCGCACGCTCGCCCAGATGCGCTCGGCGGTGCTCGACGACGGACTCCCACGGCTCGACGGACTGCTCGGCCCGCGTGTGGCACCGGCCGCGCCCGACGTCGACCTCGCCGACCCCGCGCTCGAGGCGTCCGCCCGCTCGGTCGCGCGGATCTGGGGCACCGCGTACGCGTGCGGGACCAGCTCGACGGGGTCCGGGTTCGTCGTCGCGCCCGACCGGGTGGTCACCAACGCGCACGTCGTGGCGGGCGTCGAGCGCCCGCTCGTGGAGCTGCCCGGACGGGCCGCACGCGAAGGGCGCGTCGTCTACTTCGACCCGGTTGCCGACCTCGCCGTCGTGGCCGTCGACGCGCTCGACGCCGACCCGCTGCCCGTGGCCCCGACCCTGGCGGCCGGCGACACCGCCGCCGTCCAGGGCTACCCCTATGGAGGGCCGTTCATCTCGACGGGCGCGCAGGTGCTCGACGTCGGGACCGTCCGCGTCCCCGAGTCCGGAGGCATCGGCGGTGGCGACCGCGAGGTGTACTCGCTGGCCGCCGAGGTGCACCCCGGCAACTCGGGCGGGCCCGTGCTGACGACCGACGGCGAGGTCGTCGGCGTGATCTTCGGGCGCGCGGACAGCGAGGAGGACCTCGCGTACGCGGTGACCACGGCCGAGCTGCTGCCCGTCGTCGCCCAGGCCACGGAGCTCGACACCGCCGTGGAACCGGGGCGCTGCGCCGCCTGA
- a CDS encoding carbohydrate kinase, producing MHTHQDARVLVVGEALTDVVTSDDGNHREHPGGSPANVAVTLGRLGHRPQFATCLGEDDRGRRLRAWLSESGVRLTEGSVGSGPTSVAASRLRPDGSARYEFALTWAPVLPRAGNAGVVHVGSVATLLEPGAGDVLRLVEEARATATVTYDPNLRPTICPDRLAVRRRVERLVQLADVVKVSDEDLAWLYPGEPFEEVLRSWAGGGPAVVVGTRGADGAVLRAGDVHLKVPGRRVEVVDTIGAGDAFMGGLIHGLLVADLDGAERREQLRATDGSVLTEIVEHAVAIATATVARAGANPPWRHETVRYRTGADPLVAT from the coding sequence GTGCATACCCACCAGGACGCCCGGGTGCTCGTCGTCGGCGAGGCGCTGACGGACGTCGTGACGAGCGACGACGGCAACCACCGTGAGCACCCGGGCGGGAGCCCCGCCAACGTCGCGGTGACGCTCGGGCGGCTCGGGCACCGGCCGCAGTTCGCGACGTGTCTCGGCGAGGACGACCGTGGTCGACGACTACGCGCCTGGCTCTCCGAGTCCGGCGTCCGGCTCACCGAGGGCAGCGTCGGCAGCGGCCCGACGTCGGTTGCGGCCTCCCGGCTGCGGCCGGACGGCTCGGCCCGCTACGAGTTCGCCCTCACGTGGGCACCGGTCCTGCCGCGGGCCGGGAACGCGGGCGTCGTCCACGTCGGCAGCGTCGCGACGCTGCTCGAACCGGGGGCGGGTGATGTGCTGCGGCTGGTCGAGGAGGCGCGGGCGACCGCGACCGTCACGTACGACCCGAACCTGCGTCCCACGATCTGCCCGGACCGCCTGGCCGTGCGCCGGCGGGTCGAGCGCCTCGTGCAGCTGGCCGACGTCGTCAAGGTGTCCGACGAGGACCTCGCCTGGCTCTACCCGGGGGAGCCGTTCGAGGAGGTGCTGCGGTCGTGGGCCGGCGGTGGACCGGCCGTCGTCGTGGGAACCCGTGGTGCCGACGGAGCGGTGCTGCGGGCAGGCGATGTGCACCTCAAGGTTCCGGGGCGCCGGGTCGAGGTCGTGGACACGATCGGGGCCGGTGACGCCTTCATGGGCGGCCTCATTCACGGTCTGCTGGTCGCAGACCTGGACGGAGCCGAACGTCGCGAGCAGCTGCGCGCCACGGACGGTTCCGTGCTCACCGAGATCGTCGAGCACGCGGTCGCGATCGCCACGGCCACCGTCGCCAGGGCGGGAGCCAACCCTCCGTGGCGGCACGAGACGGTCCGGTACCGGACCGGGGCGGACCCCCTCGTGGCCACCTAG
- a CDS encoding glycoside hydrolase family 32 protein, translating to MTSPARARVVPALAAALALVAAPFAHATTDPGPGDEPYRPAIHWTPSENWMNDPNGLVYHDGTYHLYFQHNPQGNRWGNMSWGHATSPDLVHWTEQPVAIPQTFDENGTSVEDIFSGSVVVDHGNTSGFGTVEDPPLVALYTSAYTDAHPTLAGIQAQSLAYSTDGGYTWTKYEGNPVLDRGSRNFRDPKVFRYDDGEGRAYWVMVAVEAVDHQVVLYRSDDLKNWSYLSTFGPANATGGIWECPDLFELPVDGDPQNTRWVMVVNLNPGSVAGGSGGQYFVGDFDGTTFTPERTVEGVEVPDGEVLADFEAGWGDWTVVNEPGHAEQGPFGAEPFPGTVPGQQQVTGFLGDRLVNSFVGHDWPTGTAESAPFTIERDWLAMLVGGGNHPRVDGAQLGNEPPPGTLLWDGFEQRAAGLTLADAGWTGTGDLAATASPSTAGGEYYIGDGRLNTWEGGPHGDDNVGTLTSPSFVLDGDHVSMLVGGGRRADSDPQTLQVQLLVDGEVVRHLTGPEAGDLRWRSWDVSDLRGRDAQLRVVDLATGGWGHLTVDHVVVGDEPARPRSSETTVNLVVDGEVVRTATGRNSEQLDWVSWDVAELRGKQATLRVVDNNRGGWGHILLDHVVATDAPVNPGIERYDWLDWGRDYYATVSFDNVPDGRRYMIGWMNDWTYAQEIPTHPWRSAMTLPREVTLTEQDGQVVLTQRVVKGVDRLAVPAAATRVRNLPVSDATVPLSDAGDVYRLDVTLDVGDADRAGVVVRSTDGFAVGDAAAAEEGTVVAYDARQQRLVVDRTRSGDVSFHPVFSGASSAPLPDSSVTDGRVRLRVYVDRSSVEVLTADGLRTITSQVFPDPASLGLAAFAEGGTARIVSLTATPLTPSVHVEGSGPAAPACAGAPGRPGAVPCAR from the coding sequence ATGACGTCCCCTGCCCGCGCCCGGGTGGTGCCGGCGCTCGCCGCCGCGCTCGCCCTGGTCGCCGCACCGTTCGCGCACGCGACGACGGACCCAGGTCCCGGTGATGAGCCCTACCGGCCAGCGATCCACTGGACGCCCAGCGAGAACTGGATGAACGACCCCAACGGGCTCGTCTACCACGACGGCACGTACCACCTGTACTTCCAGCACAACCCGCAAGGGAACCGGTGGGGGAACATGTCGTGGGGTCACGCGACGAGCCCGGACCTCGTCCACTGGACCGAGCAGCCGGTCGCGATCCCGCAGACGTTCGACGAGAACGGCACCTCGGTCGAGGACATCTTCTCCGGCTCCGTCGTGGTCGACCACGGCAACACGAGCGGCTTCGGCACCGTCGAGGACCCGCCGCTCGTCGCGCTCTACACGAGTGCGTACACCGACGCCCACCCGACGCTCGCGGGGATCCAGGCGCAGTCGCTCGCGTACTCGACCGACGGCGGTTACACCTGGACGAAGTACGAGGGCAACCCCGTGCTCGACCGTGGCAGCCGGAACTTCCGCGACCCCAAGGTGTTCCGGTACGACGACGGCGAGGGTCGCGCGTACTGGGTCATGGTCGCCGTCGAGGCGGTGGACCACCAGGTCGTGCTCTACCGCTCCGACGACCTCAAGAACTGGTCGTACCTGTCGACGTTCGGTCCCGCCAACGCGACCGGCGGGATCTGGGAGTGCCCGGACCTGTTCGAGCTGCCCGTCGACGGCGACCCCCAGAACACGCGGTGGGTCATGGTCGTGAACCTCAACCCCGGCTCCGTCGCCGGCGGCTCGGGCGGCCAGTACTTCGTCGGTGACTTCGACGGCACCACGTTCACGCCCGAGCGGACCGTGGAGGGCGTCGAGGTGCCCGACGGCGAGGTCCTCGCGGACTTCGAGGCCGGCTGGGGCGACTGGACCGTCGTCAACGAGCCCGGGCACGCGGAGCAGGGCCCGTTCGGCGCCGAGCCGTTCCCGGGCACCGTCCCGGGCCAGCAGCAGGTCACCGGTTTCCTCGGTGACCGTCTCGTCAACTCCTTCGTCGGCCACGACTGGCCGACGGGCACCGCGGAGTCCGCACCGTTCACGATCGAGCGTGACTGGTTGGCGATGCTCGTGGGCGGTGGCAACCACCCGCGTGTCGACGGCGCTCAGCTCGGCAACGAGCCGCCGCCGGGCACGCTCCTGTGGGACGGTTTCGAGCAGCGCGCGGCCGGCCTCACGCTGGCCGACGCCGGTTGGACCGGCACCGGTGACCTCGCGGCCACGGCGAGCCCGTCGACCGCGGGCGGCGAGTACTACATCGGCGACGGCCGCCTCAACACCTGGGAGGGCGGCCCGCACGGCGACGACAACGTCGGCACGCTCACCTCGCCCTCGTTCGTCCTCGACGGCGACCACGTGAGCATGCTCGTCGGCGGCGGGCGGCGCGCCGACTCCGACCCGCAGACGCTGCAGGTGCAGCTCCTCGTCGACGGCGAGGTGGTGCGCCACCTGACCGGTCCCGAGGCGGGCGACCTGCGCTGGCGGTCATGGGACGTGAGCGACCTGCGCGGCCGCGACGCACAGCTGCGGGTGGTCGACCTCGCGACCGGCGGATGGGGCCACCTCACGGTCGACCACGTCGTCGTCGGGGACGAACCGGCACGCCCGCGCAGCTCCGAGACCACCGTGAACCTGGTCGTCGACGGCGAGGTCGTGCGCACCGCGACGGGCCGCAACTCCGAGCAGCTCGACTGGGTCAGCTGGGACGTGGCCGAGCTGCGTGGCAAGCAGGCGACGCTGCGGGTCGTCGACAACAACCGCGGCGGCTGGGGCCACATCCTGCTCGACCACGTCGTCGCCACGGACGCGCCCGTGAACCCCGGTATCGAGCGGTATGACTGGCTGGACTGGGGGCGCGACTACTACGCCACGGTGTCGTTCGACAACGTGCCCGACGGGCGCCGCTACATGATCGGCTGGATGAACGACTGGACGTACGCCCAGGAGATCCCGACTCATCCGTGGCGCTCGGCCATGACGCTGCCTCGCGAGGTGACCCTCACCGAGCAGGACGGGCAGGTCGTCCTCACCCAGCGCGTCGTGAAGGGCGTCGACCGCCTGGCGGTGCCCGCCGCCGCGACGCGGGTGCGGAACCTGCCGGTGTCCGACGCGACGGTCCCGCTCTCCGACGCCGGTGACGTGTACCGGCTCGACGTGACGCTCGACGTGGGCGACGCCGACCGTGCCGGTGTCGTCGTGCGCTCCACGGACGGCTTCGCGGTCGGGGACGCGGCGGCAGCGGAGGAGGGGACCGTGGTCGCGTACGACGCCAGGCAGCAGCGTCTGGTCGTCGACCGGACACGCTCGGGCGACGTCTCGTTCCACCCGGTGTTCTCGGGCGCCTCGTCGGCCCCGCTCCCGGACTCGAGCGTCACCGACGGGCGGGTGCGGCTGCGCGTCTACGTCGACCGGTCGTCCGTCGAGGTGCTGACCGCCGACGGGCTGCGCACGATCACGAGCCAGGTCTTCCCGGACCCCGCCTCGCTCGGCCTCGCGGCGTTCGCGGAGGGCGGCACGGCCCGGATCGTGTCGCTCACCGCCACGCCACTCACCCCATCCGTCCACGTCGAGGGCTCCGGGCCCGCGGCACCCGCCTGCGCGGGAGCACCCGGTCGGCCCGGGGCCGTGCCCTGCGCCCGCTGA
- a CDS encoding ATP-binding cassette domain-containing protein, with amino-acid sequence MTTIDTTTTTDDDVTASATPVLQARGLVKTFGRVVGLDGVDLELYRGEVLAIIGDNGAGKSTLIKCLTGAEIPDEGEILLDGERVHFKRPQDARAAGIETVYQTLAVAPSLDIASNLFLGREVRRKGFLGSVLRMTDRAGMRERARRELRDLGISTLQDVTVPVENLSGGQRQAVAVARAAAFGSKVVVLDEPTAALGVRESGQVLELVRTLRDNGVPVIIISHNMPHVFEIADRIHVQRLGRRAATITPRSHSMTEAVAIMTGAAEA; translated from the coding sequence GTGACCACCATCGACACCACCACCACGACGGACGACGACGTCACCGCGAGCGCGACGCCGGTGCTCCAGGCGCGCGGCCTCGTCAAGACCTTCGGGCGCGTCGTCGGGCTCGACGGCGTGGACCTCGAGCTCTACCGCGGCGAGGTCCTGGCGATCATCGGGGACAACGGCGCCGGCAAGTCCACGCTGATCAAGTGCCTGACCGGGGCCGAGATCCCTGACGAGGGCGAGATCCTGCTCGACGGCGAGCGCGTCCACTTCAAGCGTCCCCAGGATGCGCGCGCTGCCGGCATCGAGACCGTGTACCAGACGCTTGCCGTCGCGCCGTCGCTCGACATCGCGTCCAACCTGTTCCTCGGGCGCGAGGTCCGGCGCAAGGGGTTCCTCGGCTCGGTGCTGCGGATGACCGACCGTGCAGGCATGCGTGAGCGGGCCCGCCGCGAGCTGCGCGACCTCGGGATCTCCACGCTCCAGGACGTCACCGTGCCCGTCGAGAACCTCTCCGGCGGCCAGCGCCAGGCCGTCGCGGTCGCGCGCGCGGCGGCGTTCGGCTCGAAGGTCGTCGTGCTCGACGAGCCGACGGCGGCGCTCGGAGTGCGCGAGTCAGGCCAGGTCCTCGAGCTGGTCCGGACGCTGCGCGACAACGGCGTGCCGGTGATCATCATCAGCCACAACATGCCCCACGTGTTCGAGATCGCCGACCGCATCCACGTGCAGCGGCTCGGCCGCCGCGCGGCGACCATCACGCCCCGGTCGCACTCCATGACCGAGGCCGTCGCCATCATGACCGGCGCCGCCGAGGCGTGA
- a CDS encoding ABC transporter permease — protein MSTSTLPARPHDAAAEFLDRRTPLERARGVLHRYPALSPAIVLVLSVVVFGLLNDRFWAPGNLSLITQQVAVVGTLAVAQTLVILTAGIDLSVGSIMVLASVVMAQAATTIGLPPPVALLLGLLVGLAAGGVNGVLVTRLKLPPFIATLGTLNVFLAITLLYSRGATVRGTDMPALMTWTGTTFPVFGVRVSIGVLLMLAAYLVVAIALSRTAWGKHVYAVGDDKDAARLSGISVNRVLLSVYLSAGAILALAAWLQIGRANAASPNVGIDMNLDSITAVVIGGTSLFGGRGTVWGTLLGALIVGVFRNGLSLAGLDVLYQTLAVGVLVIVAVSLDQWIRKVRK, from the coding sequence ATGAGCACGTCCACCCTTCCGGCGCGCCCGCACGACGCGGCCGCCGAGTTCCTCGACCGTCGCACCCCGCTCGAGCGGGCCCGCGGCGTCCTCCACCGCTACCCGGCCCTCAGCCCGGCGATCGTGCTGGTCCTGTCGGTCGTCGTCTTCGGTCTCCTCAACGACCGGTTCTGGGCGCCGGGCAACCTTTCGCTCATCACGCAGCAGGTCGCGGTCGTCGGGACACTGGCCGTCGCGCAGACGCTCGTGATCCTGACGGCGGGGATCGACCTGTCGGTCGGGTCGATCATGGTCCTGGCTTCGGTGGTGATGGCACAGGCGGCCACGACCATCGGGCTGCCGCCGCCCGTGGCGCTCCTGCTCGGTCTGCTCGTCGGCCTCGCGGCGGGTGGTGTCAACGGCGTCCTCGTCACCCGGCTGAAGCTGCCGCCGTTCATCGCCACGCTCGGCACGCTCAACGTCTTCCTGGCGATCACGTTGCTCTACTCGCGCGGCGCGACGGTCCGCGGCACCGACATGCCTGCGCTCATGACGTGGACCGGCACCACGTTCCCCGTCTTCGGGGTCCGGGTCTCGATCGGCGTGCTCCTCATGCTCGCCGCCTACCTGGTCGTCGCGATAGCGCTGTCGCGCACCGCATGGGGCAAGCACGTCTACGCCGTCGGCGACGACAAGGACGCGGCCCGGCTCTCCGGGATCAGCGTCAACCGGGTGCTGCTCAGCGTCTACCTGTCGGCAGGCGCGATCCTCGCACTCGCCGCCTGGCTCCAGATCGGACGCGCCAACGCGGCCAGCCCCAACGTCGGCATCGACATGAACCTCGACTCGATCACCGCCGTCGTCATCGGCGGCACGAGCCTCTTCGGCGGCCGCGGCACCGTCTGGGGCACGCTGCTGGGCGCGCTCATCGTCGGGGTGTTCCGCAACGGCCTCTCCCTGGCCGGCCTCGACGTGCTCTACCAGACCCTCGCCGTCGGCGTCCTCGTGATCGTCGCGGTCTCGCTCGACCAGTGGATCCGGAAGGTGCGCAAGTGA